A part of Limihaloglobus sulfuriphilus genomic DNA contains:
- a CDS encoding flavin reductase family protein → MFKNVEGPEAIRFLSTKPTMIITTLHENAKVNAGVFGAYTNLSRQHVGIAVYTESDTNRNILRDKEFTINIPSADLVKKIKILAENLPPGISEVEKAGLTLKDPLTNKVPSIAECAAAVECRLDKVVPVSSHDFFIGEVTGGWIKQDFVTDKGRLDVFKSRVFKDFCYPEPYYVLAGEIIEG, encoded by the coding sequence ATGTTTAAAAATGTTGAAGGTCCCGAAGCTATAAGATTTCTTTCAACCAAGCCAACCATGATAATCACAACGCTGCATGAAAACGCAAAAGTCAATGCAGGGGTATTCGGGGCATACACCAATCTTTCCCGCCAACATGTGGGCATAGCCGTTTACACAGAATCAGATACAAACCGTAACATACTCAGAGACAAGGAGTTTACAATTAACATACCTTCTGCTGATCTGGTAAAGAAGATAAAAATACTTGCTGAAAACCTGCCGCCGGGCATAAGTGAGGTCGAAAAGGCCGGCTTAACATTGAAAGATCCGCTGACAAATAAAGTTCCTTCAATAGCAGAATGTGCCGCGGCAGTCGAATGCAGGCTCGACAAGGTTGTGCCGGTTAGTTCGCATGATTTTTTCATCGGCGAAGTAACAGGAGGGTGGATTAAACAGGACTTCGTAACTGATAAGGGCCGCTTAGATGTGTTTAAGAGCAGGGTTTTTAAGGATTTCTGTTATCCCGAACCATATTATGTTCTGGCTGGTGAAATAATAGAAGGCTGA
- the thpR gene encoding RNA 2',3'-cyclic phosphodiesterase, translating to MSDKYRLFTAVEIDSSCRKRLESAVRQLKQTGLFGSHSVKWVEPENMHITLNFLGDTDESEILQICRCMDQAAQTTPVFDLGLAGLGQFGRGRVVFADVVTGGEEFGELSRKLTKKFTAMGFSPPQKQYKGHLTICRAKKNPLKKPALNILEGFRNKNFGLFSVFLLNLYSSRLTSAAPVYTLMHSSRLSGAK from the coding sequence ATGAGCGATAAGTATAGATTGTTCACGGCGGTTGAGATTGACAGCTCGTGCAGGAAACGGCTCGAATCGGCAGTCCGTCAATTAAAACAAACCGGTCTGTTTGGAAGTCATTCCGTAAAATGGGTTGAGCCGGAGAATATGCACATAACGCTGAATTTCCTTGGAGATACCGATGAGTCAGAGATTCTTCAGATATGCAGGTGCATGGACCAGGCCGCTCAAACTACTCCTGTTTTTGATTTAGGCCTTGCCGGTCTGGGGCAGTTTGGCAGGGGCCGCGTAGTTTTTGCTGACGTTGTTACCGGCGGGGAGGAATTTGGTGAATTAAGCCGAAAATTGACCAAAAAGTTTACTGCAATGGGGTTTTCTCCGCCGCAAAAACAGTATAAAGGGCACTTAACTATCTGCCGCGCGAAAAAAAATCCTCTAAAAAAACCGGCTTTAAATATACTTGAAGGGTTTCGAAATAAGAATTTTGGTTTATTTTCGGTTTTTTTGCTAAATCTTTACTCAAGCCGCTTGACATCTGCCGCTCCGGTATATACACTTATGCACAGCAGTCGGCTTTCCGGAGCGAAATAG